From Tripterygium wilfordii isolate XIE 37 chromosome 16, ASM1340144v1, whole genome shotgun sequence, one genomic window encodes:
- the LOC119980858 gene encoding uncharacterized protein LOC119980858 — protein sequence MCLENFRLCSLLMSKSSMRWSWIFFQFVFLHCFTTISAIRKDIGLQDKRICRTTIQGRYLLSDDNGHVCDALSVDPSSRCCPQRGEKFSCHGCNLISRCCNSYEFCVTCCLNPARTRREQILKVKIAKPATAATYAGVFDFCTARCRHNSESLVHENAYLSDFHHCFSQPSNSSGAAIMNIDARLAGINVIVGKQGESCDSVCKSNGQSCVLNKLLVLNQCDMMQKFLGCKSACLASVGVDQPAEVVDDAPKHLNPGACLYTQTHSVLSCDGSHRHTKRLCPCA from the exons ATGTGCTTAGAGAATTTTAGATTGTGCTCCTTGTTAATGTCCAAATCTTCGATGAGGTGGTCTTGGATATTCTTTCAATTCGTTTTCCTCCATTGTTTTACCACAATTTCAGCAATCAG GAAGGATATTGGATTGCAAGATAAGCGAATTTGTAGAACTACAATTCAAGGAAGATATTTGCTATCTGACGATAATG GCCATGTATGTGATGCTTTATCAGTGGATCCCTCATCCCGCTGCTGTCCTCAAAGGGGAGAGAAATTCTCTTGTCA TGGTTGCAATCTTATCTCACGGTGTTGCAATTCTTATGAGTTTTGTGTTACGTGCTGCCTGAATCCTGCACGG ACAAGAAGGGAACAAATATTGAAGGTGAAGATAGCTAAACCGGCCACTGCAG CAACTTATGCTGGTGTATTTGATTTCTGTACTGCAAGGTGCCGTCATAATTCTGAAAGTCTG GTCCATGAGAATGCTTATCTTAGCGATTTCCACCATTGCTTTTCTCAGCCTTCAAATTCTTCAG GGGCAGCTATCATGAACATTGACGCAAGACTAGCTGGTATCAATGTAATTGTTGGAAA GCAAGGCGAATCGTGTGATTCAGTTTGCAAGTCAAATGGACAATCATGTGTCCTAAACAAGCTTTTGGTACTTAATCAGTGTGATAT GATGCAGAAATTTTTGGGTTGCAAAAGCGCATGTTTAGCAAGCGTTGGAGTGGACCAGCCTGCTGAAGTTGTTGATGATGCTCCGAAACATTTG AATCCAGGAGCATGCTTATATACTCAGACCCATTCAGTGCTTTCTTGTGATGGTTCGCATCGTCATACCAAGAGACTCTGTCCCTGTGCATAG